A single region of the Sandaracinaceae bacterium genome encodes:
- the ygiD gene encoding 4,5-DOPA dioxygenase extradiol, producing the protein MDGTDPAPRNAPSTRMPVLFVGHGSPMNAITENPYSATFAELGRDMPRPTAILAVSAHWFVGGTYLTADAQPRTIHDFSGFPRALHEIEYRAPGSVDLAERVRRALGPERAGLSTDWGLDHGTWTVLRFMFPEADIPVVQLSIDRRLDVRGHLELSRSLGALRDEGVLVLASGNITHNLRDAFTRMQTGNTDTPAWAARFDAEVTRAVSERDTEALLRLWPDTEDGRLAHPSPDHFLPLLYAYGASDAQDAASFTSDVFDLGSLSMRNVRFAKGG; encoded by the coding sequence ATGGACGGAACGGACCCGGCGCCACGGAACGCGCCCAGCACGCGCATGCCCGTGCTCTTCGTGGGGCACGGCTCGCCGATGAACGCCATCACCGAGAACCCGTACAGCGCGACGTTCGCCGAGCTCGGTCGGGACATGCCACGCCCGACGGCCATCCTGGCCGTGTCCGCGCACTGGTTCGTGGGGGGTACCTATCTCACGGCGGACGCGCAGCCGCGCACCATCCACGACTTCTCGGGCTTCCCCCGCGCGCTGCACGAGATCGAGTACCGCGCCCCCGGCAGCGTGGACCTGGCGGAGCGCGTGCGCCGCGCCCTGGGTCCCGAGCGGGCCGGGCTGAGCACGGACTGGGGCCTCGACCACGGCACGTGGACCGTGCTGCGCTTCATGTTCCCGGAGGCAGACATCCCGGTGGTGCAGCTCAGCATCGACCGGCGCCTCGACGTGCGGGGTCACCTGGAGCTCTCGCGCTCGCTGGGCGCCCTGCGCGACGAGGGCGTGCTGGTGCTGGCCAGCGGCAACATCACGCACAACCTGCGCGACGCGTTCACCCGCATGCAGACCGGCAACACCGACACGCCGGCGTGGGCGGCCCGCTTCGACGCCGAGGTGACCCGCGCCGTGAGCGAGCGCGACACCGAGGCCCTGCTGCGCCTCTGGCCCGACACCGAGGACGGCCGGCTGGCGCACCCCTCGCCCGACCACTTCCTCCCGTTGCTCTATGCCTACGGCGCGAGCGACGCGCAGGACGCGGCGAGCTTCACCAGCGACGTGTTCGACCTGGGCTCGCTGAGCATGCGCAACGTGCGGTTCGCGAAAGGCGGGTAG
- a CDS encoding serine/threonine protein kinase, which translates to MTTPTDNASRLSSNLGSCSGQTLGQYELVRRIGAGGMAEVYEAVHRALKKSVAVKVLLPDMAENASIRDRFLREGEAASRIRHPHVVEVTDVGEHDGVPYLVMELLEGETLLRGVASGSRIPIARTLDMLLPIAAALAETHRSGVIHRDIKPDNVFIARSPSGRSVPKLLDFGVSKVTTDGIPAITAVTSVLGTPQYMSPEQARGATSVDARADQYSLALVIYECITGALPFESENVVGILYEVTQGITRAPSAYAPDIPEALDAVLLKALSVDADQRYPDMDAFAEALLPFATPQAVTAYQALRHDETTAWRSQMDSVDETLPTRDASSTVSWRRVDGSSDTVIRVPPMSTRPEVEPERRRGRLMLGALGGSLVLALLVLVWPRDPSSSRSSPAAGGDEVSDVAASGATDSPGPATPEVMPVADEPAHPLAAPAPVRVVVVSSPDTATLELDGQPAGVGTVDVEMELDGSPHTLVVSADGYQPRVVTFTSQPPPPRVELEALPGRTPATMRARRTPSGATPDAPPRIHDNDLRQSR; encoded by the coding sequence ATGACGACCCCTACCGACAACGCGTCACGACTCTCGTCGAACCTCGGCTCCTGTAGCGGCCAGACGCTCGGGCAGTACGAGCTCGTCCGGCGCATCGGGGCGGGCGGCATGGCCGAGGTGTACGAGGCAGTCCATCGGGCGCTCAAGAAGAGCGTGGCCGTGAAGGTGCTGCTGCCGGACATGGCCGAGAACGCGTCCATCCGCGACCGCTTCCTGCGCGAGGGCGAGGCGGCGTCGCGCATCCGCCATCCGCACGTGGTCGAGGTCACGGACGTGGGCGAGCACGACGGCGTTCCCTACCTGGTGATGGAGCTGTTGGAGGGCGAGACGCTCCTGCGCGGGGTCGCGTCCGGCAGCCGCATCCCCATCGCGCGCACGCTCGACATGCTGCTGCCCATCGCGGCGGCGCTGGCCGAGACGCACCGCAGCGGCGTCATCCACCGCGACATCAAGCCGGACAACGTGTTCATCGCCCGCAGCCCGAGCGGGCGCTCGGTGCCCAAGCTGCTGGACTTCGGGGTCTCCAAGGTCACGACCGACGGCATCCCCGCCATCACGGCCGTCACGTCGGTGCTCGGCACGCCGCAGTACATGTCGCCCGAGCAGGCGCGGGGCGCCACCAGCGTGGACGCGCGTGCGGACCAATACTCGCTGGCGCTCGTGATCTACGAGTGCATCACGGGGGCGCTCCCGTTCGAGAGCGAGAACGTGGTCGGCATCCTGTACGAGGTGACCCAGGGCATCACGCGCGCGCCTTCGGCCTACGCCCCCGACATCCCGGAGGCCCTCGACGCCGTGCTGCTCAAGGCGCTCTCGGTGGACGCGGACCAGCGCTACCCCGACATGGACGCGTTCGCGGAGGCGCTGCTGCCGTTCGCCACGCCGCAGGCCGTCACGGCCTATCAAGCGCTGCGCCATGACGAAACCACGGCATGGCGCTCCCAGATGGACTCGGTGGACGAGACGCTGCCCACCCGCGACGCGTCCTCCACCGTGTCGTGGCGGCGCGTCGACGGCAGCAGCGACACGGTCATCCGGGTGCCTCCCATGTCCACGCGGCCCGAGGTCGAGCCGGAGCGTCGACGAGGGAGGCTCATGCTCGGGGCGCTCGGGGGCAGCTTGGTGCTGGCGCTGCTGGTGCTGGTCTGGCCGCGCGACCCCAGCAGCTCGCGCTCGTCCCCTGCCGCCGGCGGCGACGAGGTTTCCGACGTGGCCGCGTCAGGAGCGACCGACTCCCCGGGGCCCGCCACGCCAGAGGTCATGCCCGTCGCGGACGAACCCGCCCATCCGCTTGCAGCGCCCGCGCCCGTGCGCGTGGTCGTGGTCAGCAGCCCCGACACGGCCACGCTCGAGCTGGACGGACAGCCCGCGGGGGTGGGCACGGTCGACGTCGAGATGGAGCTCGACGGATCGCCGCACACCCTGGTGGTCAGCGCCGACGGATACCAGCCGCGTGTCGTCACCTTCACGTCGCAGCCCCCGCCGCCGCGCGTCGAGCTCGAAGCGCTGCCGGGGCGGACGCCAGCCACGATGCGCGCGCGCCGCACGCCGTCCGGCGCCACGCCCGACGCTCCCCCGCGCATCCACGACAACGACCTGCGCCAGTCGAGGTAG
- a CDS encoding LysR family transcriptional regulator: protein MADLNELQVFAQVAALGSFTRAAAELDMPKSTVSRKVSELEARLGVRLLQRTTRKLSLTEAGHTYFAHAQRVLAELEEAELAVTRMQDAPRGLLRVTAPLNFNHLAPVVAVFLQRFPEVQVELVCADRVVDLVHEGFDVAVRVGALSDSSLIARSLGSVESHLVASPAFLAAHGAPANPSELSRLPALGFGVGSMRPTFRLVRAGAEVAVQVTPRLVVNDFVFLDEAARAGLGVALLPLFRCAEDLESGALVRVLPEWCSPPIPLHAVYPSTRHLSPKVSAFLDHLAQPGALTNGTPPSGAVRPRSTTRVPPKATHRKRQRHHTS from the coding sequence ATGGCCGACCTCAACGAGCTCCAGGTGTTCGCGCAGGTGGCCGCGCTCGGGAGCTTCACCCGCGCCGCCGCCGAGTTGGACATGCCCAAGTCCACGGTGAGCCGGAAGGTCTCGGAGCTGGAGGCGCGGCTGGGCGTGCGGCTGCTGCAGCGAACCACCCGCAAGCTGAGCCTGACCGAAGCGGGCCACACGTACTTCGCGCACGCCCAGCGCGTGCTGGCCGAGCTGGAAGAAGCAGAGCTCGCGGTGACCCGCATGCAGGACGCTCCGCGCGGACTGCTGCGCGTCACCGCGCCGCTGAACTTCAACCACCTGGCGCCCGTCGTGGCGGTGTTCCTGCAGCGCTTCCCGGAGGTGCAGGTGGAGCTGGTGTGCGCGGACCGCGTGGTCGACCTGGTGCACGAGGGCTTCGACGTCGCGGTGCGCGTGGGGGCGCTGTCGGACTCGTCGCTCATCGCGCGCAGCCTGGGCAGCGTCGAGAGCCACCTGGTGGCGAGCCCCGCGTTCTTGGCAGCCCACGGCGCACCTGCGAATCCCAGCGAGCTCTCGCGGCTGCCGGCGCTGGGCTTCGGCGTGGGCAGCATGCGACCCACGTTCCGGCTGGTGCGCGCCGGGGCGGAGGTCGCCGTGCAGGTGACGCCGCGCCTGGTGGTCAACGACTTCGTCTTCCTGGATGAAGCCGCCCGCGCTGGCCTGGGGGTCGCGCTGCTACCCCTCTTCCGCTGCGCCGAAGACCTGGAGAGCGGCGCGCTCGTGCGCGTGTTGCCCGAGTGGTGCTCGCCGCCCATCCCGCTGCACGCCGTGTACCCGAGCACACGCCACCTGTCCCCGAAGGTCAGCGCGTTCCTGGACCACCTCGCCCAGCCGGGCGCTCTCACGAACGGCACGCCGCCATCGGGCGCTGTACGGCCTCGGAGCACCACACGCGTGCCGCCGAA
- a CDS encoding TonB-dependent receptor, translating into MLLAVLTCAAAPAAHVHADGTADEADLHFRLGNEAYRVGNFLGALEHYLASNRLVPNHNVVFNIARTYQRLEMYPEAYRYYASALAAEEDTEARERIAAAMTDIAQRVALIDVQTTPEAATVFVDRFDLGSVGTAPQVIALPAGTYRILARLVGHHDATSEPVTVQVGQRHTVRLDLPRIVGVVRLRGHVGAEVRVDAEEGAVACVLPCELRLAPGPHVLQISAEGHEPTVRAVTVVEGETTRVDTSLAPQTGSIVVRADVEGAQVRIDDATVGFTPVVASGVPVGRRRVSVSARGYEPEVVEVDVARDEQVELTDLRLRTVREVSAASRETESVDEAPASVSIVTAVELDAFRYPTVAEALRGQRGFAITDDSIYTNASVRGIGQPNDYNNRLLILSDGATLNENILQQAFIGYDARVDLGDVERIEIVRGAGSVLYGTGAVSGVVNLVPRAQDLPTGARFALSLADGNVARARAFGNVRLSDDAGFRASVSVARSGGRTVGLLFDADGDGTEERNVAEHVERFDAVTGNIRAWAGPFTLQLFYTARTIDIPTGSFDTIFGRTENNYDDHRGLLELRFEPRLSDTVQLRTRVFANVTYFNLDYIYDSEDDVTGDAFEQAYGETYGGVWVGGEARLAVRIGEHFRLSAGAEATHHPVVRVHSVEADSAGVMSPVLSLDTHFSTLAGYVLGDWTPNDRVKVSLGGRVDGWLLPEPTDSFGSFNPRLAVVLRPTEHDTLKVLAGRSFRAPSIYELFYEDGGFTTLASSCCGGKLSPETLYSGELEYTRQLDEDWSLLLSLHAQFAQDFIESRQVPPAQDPDGVGLLYFANSRVDQLNLGADVEARREFRDGWMLAAQLGYLAARYLESPTGDGVVPSRRVPNAPYLYASTRAVFPIVDRLLRAAARVSVDAPRRIDLSGLDDSGWAVIADVVLTGVVGELGLNYAIGVYNLFDWQSDLPVNPFASRTMPQRGRRVMLSVSLDL; encoded by the coding sequence TTGCTCCTCGCCGTCCTCACGTGCGCCGCGGCCCCGGCTGCCCACGTGCACGCGGACGGCACGGCGGACGAGGCGGACCTCCACTTCCGGCTCGGCAACGAGGCCTACCGCGTGGGCAACTTCCTCGGCGCGCTCGAGCACTACCTGGCGTCCAACCGCCTGGTGCCCAACCACAACGTGGTGTTCAACATCGCGCGCACGTATCAGCGCCTCGAGATGTACCCGGAGGCCTACCGCTACTACGCGTCGGCACTCGCAGCCGAGGAGGACACCGAGGCACGCGAGCGCATCGCGGCGGCCATGACCGACATCGCGCAGCGTGTGGCGCTGATCGACGTGCAGACCACGCCCGAGGCCGCCACCGTGTTCGTCGACCGCTTCGACTTGGGGTCGGTCGGCACCGCGCCGCAGGTCATCGCGCTCCCGGCCGGCACGTACCGCATCCTCGCGCGCCTCGTGGGGCATCACGACGCCACCAGCGAGCCCGTCACGGTGCAGGTGGGGCAGCGGCACACGGTGCGCCTCGACCTCCCGCGCATCGTGGGCGTGGTCCGGCTGCGCGGGCACGTCGGGGCCGAGGTGCGGGTGGACGCGGAGGAGGGCGCCGTGGCGTGCGTGCTGCCATGCGAGCTGCGGCTCGCGCCGGGGCCGCACGTGCTCCAGATCAGCGCCGAGGGGCACGAGCCCACGGTGCGGGCCGTGACGGTGGTGGAAGGCGAGACCACGCGCGTGGACACCAGCCTGGCGCCGCAGACGGGCTCCATCGTGGTGCGCGCCGACGTCGAAGGCGCGCAGGTGCGCATCGACGACGCCACGGTGGGCTTCACGCCCGTGGTGGCCTCCGGGGTGCCCGTGGGGCGCCGCCGGGTGAGCGTGTCGGCGCGCGGCTACGAGCCCGAGGTGGTGGAGGTGGACGTCGCGCGCGACGAGCAGGTGGAGCTGACCGACCTGCGGCTGCGCACCGTGCGCGAGGTGAGCGCCGCGTCGCGCGAGACCGAGTCCGTGGACGAGGCCCCGGCGTCCGTGTCCATCGTCACCGCGGTGGAGCTGGACGCGTTCCGCTACCCCACCGTGGCGGAGGCCCTGCGTGGGCAGCGCGGCTTCGCCATCACCGACGACAGCATCTACACCAACGCGTCGGTGCGCGGCATCGGGCAGCCGAACGACTACAACAACCGCCTGCTCATCTTGTCGGACGGGGCCACGCTGAACGAGAACATCCTCCAGCAGGCGTTCATCGGCTACGACGCGCGCGTGGACCTGGGCGACGTGGAGCGCATCGAGATCGTGCGCGGCGCGGGTTCCGTGTTGTACGGCACGGGTGCCGTGTCGGGCGTCGTGAACCTGGTCCCCCGGGCCCAGGACCTCCCCACGGGCGCGCGCTTCGCGCTCTCGCTGGCAGACGGAAACGTGGCGCGCGCGCGGGCCTTCGGGAACGTGCGGCTGTCGGACGACGCGGGCTTCCGGGCGTCGGTGTCCGTGGCGCGCTCGGGCGGGCGCACGGTGGGGCTGCTGTTCGATGCGGACGGCGACGGTACGGAGGAGCGCAACGTGGCGGAGCACGTGGAGCGCTTCGACGCGGTGACCGGCAACATCCGCGCGTGGGCCGGCCCGTTCACGCTGCAGCTCTTCTACACGGCGCGCACCATCGACATCCCCACCGGCTCGTTCGACACCATCTTCGGCCGCACCGAGAACAACTACGACGACCACCGCGGCCTGCTCGAGCTGCGCTTCGAGCCGCGCCTCTCGGACACCGTGCAGCTGCGCACGCGCGTGTTCGCGAACGTCACGTACTTCAACCTGGACTACATCTACGACAGCGAGGACGACGTCACGGGGGACGCCTTCGAGCAGGCCTACGGCGAGACCTACGGGGGCGTCTGGGTGGGCGGCGAGGCGCGCCTCGCGGTGCGCATCGGAGAGCACTTCCGTCTCTCGGCCGGCGCCGAGGCCACGCACCACCCCGTCGTGCGCGTCCACTCCGTGGAGGCCGACAGCGCGGGAGTGATGAGCCCCGTGCTCAGCCTCGACACGCACTTCAGCACCCTGGCGGGCTACGTCCTCGGGGACTGGACGCCCAACGACAGGGTCAAGGTCTCGCTCGGCGGGCGCGTCGACGGCTGGCTCTTGCCCGAGCCCACGGACAGCTTCGGCTCGTTCAACCCGCGCCTGGCCGTCGTGCTGCGCCCCACCGAGCACGACACGCTCAAGGTGCTGGCCGGTCGCTCGTTCCGGGCCCCCAGCATCTACGAGCTGTTCTACGAAGACGGGGGGTTCACCACGCTGGCCAGCTCGTGCTGCGGCGGCAAGCTCTCGCCCGAGACGCTGTACTCGGGGGAGCTCGAGTACACGCGCCAGCTGGACGAGGACTGGAGCCTGCTGCTGTCCCTGCACGCGCAGTTCGCGCAGGACTTCATCGAGTCGCGGCAGGTGCCCCCCGCGCAAGACCCCGACGGCGTGGGCCTGCTCTACTTCGCCAACAGCCGGGTGGACCAGCTCAACCTCGGCGCCGACGTGGAGGCGCGCCGCGAGTTCCGCGACGGCTGGATGCTGGCCGCGCAGCTGGGCTACCTCGCCGCGCGCTACCTGGAGTCACCCACCGGCGACGGCGTGGTGCCGAGCCGCCGCGTGCCGAACGCGCCGTATCTGTACGCCTCCACCCGGGCCGTGTTCCCCATCGTGGACCGCCTGCTGCGCGCCGCCGCGCGCGTAAGCGTGGACGCCCCACGCCGCATCGACCTGAGCGGGCTCGACGACAGCGGCTGGGCGGTCATCGCCGACGTGGTGCTCACCGGCGTCGTTGGCGAGTTGGGGCTCAACTACGCCATCGGCGTGTACAACCTGTTCGACTGGCAGTCGGACCTGCCCGTGAATCCGTTTGCGTCGCGGACGATGCCGCAGCGCGGCCGGCGGGTGATGCTGTCGGTGTCGCTCGACTTGTGA
- a CDS encoding YceI family protein: MTTTWNIDSAHSGIHFTVRHMVFAKVRGRFATWRGALQLDPSSLASGKAEVSIEAASIDTGVADRDNHLRSGDFLDVERFPELRFVSKSVRHTGGDTYAVDGALTIRDATRDVTLDVTYAGQAKDPWGNQRVAFTASTSIDRRDFGLAWNQVLEAGGVLVGERIEIEIELQAVQAADSAAA, from the coding sequence ATGACCACCACCTGGAACATCGACTCGGCCCACTCGGGCATCCACTTCACCGTCCGCCACATGGTCTTCGCCAAGGTGCGCGGCCGCTTCGCCACCTGGCGCGGCGCGCTCCAGCTGGACCCCAGCTCGCTCGCTAGCGGCAAGGCCGAGGTCAGCATCGAGGCGGCCAGCATCGACACGGGCGTCGCAGACCGCGACAACCACCTGCGCTCGGGAGACTTCCTGGACGTCGAGCGCTTCCCCGAGCTGCGCTTCGTGAGCAAGAGCGTACGTCACACCGGCGGTGACACCTACGCGGTGGACGGCGCGCTGACCATCCGCGACGCGACGCGCGACGTGACCCTCGACGTGACCTACGCCGGGCAGGCGAAGGACCCGTGGGGGAACCAGCGCGTGGCCTTCACGGCCAGCACGTCCATCGACCGGCGTGACTTCGGCCTGGCTTGGAACCAGGTGCTCGAGGCGGGCGGCGTGCTGGTCGGCGAGCGCATCGAGATCGAGATCGAGCTGCAGGCCGTGCAAGCGGCCGACAGCGCCGCCGCGTAG